One stretch of Micromonospora cremea DNA includes these proteins:
- a CDS encoding sugar phosphate isomerase/epimerase family protein, whose amino-acid sequence MTTIALACQEQLLPGTDLIQKYALATALGYQGIELRGRGDLAFARRLPELRRARAAGVVMPTVCVEMDHFIGDFDPARSADAVRNLRSQLSVIAELGGVGAMTPASWGMFSRRLPPFEPPRPPTGDRRVLLDALGELGEHARSEGVSLFLEPLNRYEDHMVNRLDEAVALCAAVGLPSVRVVADTFHMNIEEDDVHRALRAAAPYLGHVQISDSNRYQPGAGHLNWPALVRTLLELDYRGWLALECRLRGDPVRALQQAATVLRHALPRRAAA is encoded by the coding sequence ATGACCACCATCGCGCTGGCCTGCCAGGAACAGCTCCTGCCGGGCACCGACCTGATCCAGAAGTACGCTCTCGCCACCGCCCTGGGCTATCAGGGCATCGAGCTGCGCGGGCGCGGCGACCTCGCGTTCGCCCGCCGGCTGCCCGAGCTGCGCCGGGCCCGCGCCGCCGGGGTGGTGATGCCCACCGTCTGCGTCGAGATGGACCACTTCATCGGCGACTTCGATCCGGCCCGGTCCGCCGACGCGGTGCGCAACCTGCGCTCCCAGCTCTCGGTCATCGCCGAGCTGGGCGGCGTCGGGGCGATGACACCGGCATCCTGGGGGATGTTCTCCCGGCGACTGCCTCCGTTCGAGCCGCCGCGCCCGCCGACCGGCGACCGGCGGGTGCTCCTCGACGCCCTCGGCGAGCTGGGCGAGCACGCCCGGAGCGAGGGGGTCAGCCTCTTCCTGGAACCCCTCAACCGGTACGAGGACCACATGGTCAACCGGCTCGACGAGGCGGTCGCGCTCTGCGCGGCGGTCGGGCTGCCGTCGGTGCGGGTGGTCGCCGACACCTTCCACATGAACATCGAGGAGGACGACGTGCACCGGGCGCTGCGCGCCGCCGCGCCGTACCTCGGGCACGTGCAGATCAGCGACTCCAACCGGTACCAACCCGGCGCCGGGCACCTGAACTGGCCGGCGCTGGTGCGGACCCTGCTGGAGCTGGACTACCGGGGCTGGCTGGCGCTGGAGTGCCGGCTGCGCGGTGACCCCGTCCGCGCCCTCCAGCAGGCCGCCACGGTGCTGCGGCACGCGCTGCCCCGGCGGGCCGCGGCATGA
- a CDS encoding class I SAM-dependent methyltransferase, translating to MANPTRWATDTGPEHSQWYIDRFRKLAAEGADLAGEARLVDALVPPGSRILDAGSGTGRVGAALADRGHTVVGVDADPTLVAAAGTDYPGPHWLVADLAELDLPALGEAEPFDAAVLAGNVLAFVAAGTEPEVLRRLAGHLRPDGVLAVGFGTDRGYALTAFDADVVAAGLRLEHRFATWDLRPWRDDAPFAVTILRRPAA from the coding sequence ATGGCCAACCCGACCCGCTGGGCGACCGACACCGGACCCGAGCACTCGCAGTGGTACATCGACCGGTTCCGGAAGCTCGCGGCCGAGGGAGCGGACCTGGCCGGCGAGGCCCGGCTGGTGGACGCCCTGGTCCCGCCCGGCTCCCGGATCCTCGACGCGGGCAGCGGCACCGGTCGGGTGGGTGCGGCGCTGGCCGACCGCGGGCACACCGTGGTGGGGGTGGACGCCGACCCCACGCTGGTGGCCGCCGCCGGCACCGATTACCCGGGCCCGCACTGGCTGGTCGCCGACCTGGCCGAGCTGGACCTGCCGGCGCTCGGTGAGGCCGAGCCGTTCGACGCCGCGGTGCTGGCCGGCAATGTGCTCGCCTTCGTCGCCGCCGGCACCGAGCCGGAGGTGCTGCGCCGGCTCGCCGGGCATCTGCGCCCGGACGGCGTGCTGGCGGTCGGCTTCGGCACCGATCGCGGTTACGCGCTGACCGCGTTCGACGCCGACGTGGTCGCCGCCGGGCTGCGCCTGGAGCACCGTTTCGCCACCTGGGACCTGCGCCCGTGGCGCGATGATGCGCCCTTCGCGGTCACCATCCTGCGCCGCCCGGCCGCCTGA
- a CDS encoding acyl-CoA dehydrogenase has translation MRSAVPSTLLSRRDLDFLLHDWLRVSQLVERPRYAEHSRETFDDALDLAERVATEQFAPHNRAADLAEPTFDGQRVRLIPQVRAALESFAETGLLTAGLDASIGGLQLPHAVAAACFTWFQAANVSTSAYPFLTLGNANLLLAHGTAEQVDTYVRPMLEGRFFGTMCLSEPHAGSSLADITTRAEPQPDGTYRLFGTKMWISGGDHELAENIVHLVLARIPGGPPGVKGISLFIVPKVLVGPDGSLGDRNDVVLVGLNHKMGFRGTTNTLLSFGDGGHTPAGRSGAVGHLVGPPHQGLAQMFHMMNEARIGVGAGATALGYTGYLKSLAYARERPQGRPVDAKDPGTPQVPIIDHPDVRRMLLAQKSYVEGALALVLYCARLLDEEKTAPAEADRERAHLLLDVLTPITKSWPSQWCLTANDLAIQVLGGAGYTRDHDVEQHYRDNRLNPIHEGTHGVQALDLLGRKMTMHNGVGLTLLTSTIRETVARAGQAGGEAAGLADRLAGAVERVVAVTRRLWADGDPVLALANASVYLEAVGHVVIAWMWLEQVLALPPEGSGDAFHAGKRQAARYFFRVELPRTGPQFDLLDSRDRTTLDMRADWF, from the coding sequence ATGAGGAGCGCCGTGCCGTCCACCCTGCTCTCCCGCCGCGACCTGGACTTCCTGCTGCACGACTGGCTGCGAGTGTCCCAGCTGGTCGAGCGTCCCCGCTACGCCGAGCACTCCCGGGAGACCTTCGACGACGCCCTGGACCTCGCCGAGCGGGTGGCGACCGAGCAGTTCGCACCGCACAACCGGGCCGCCGACCTCGCCGAGCCCACCTTCGACGGACAGCGGGTGCGGCTGATCCCGCAGGTCCGCGCGGCGCTGGAGAGCTTCGCCGAGACCGGCCTGCTCACCGCTGGGCTGGACGCCTCCATCGGCGGTCTGCAACTGCCGCACGCCGTCGCGGCGGCCTGCTTCACCTGGTTCCAGGCCGCCAACGTTTCCACCTCGGCGTACCCGTTCCTCACCCTGGGCAACGCCAACCTCCTGCTGGCGCACGGCACCGCGGAGCAGGTCGACACCTACGTGCGGCCCATGCTGGAGGGTCGCTTCTTCGGCACCATGTGCCTGTCCGAGCCGCACGCCGGCAGCTCGCTGGCCGACATCACCACCCGTGCCGAACCGCAGCCGGACGGCACGTACCGGCTCTTCGGCACCAAGATGTGGATCTCCGGTGGGGATCACGAGCTGGCCGAGAACATCGTCCACCTGGTGCTGGCGCGGATCCCCGGCGGCCCGCCCGGGGTGAAGGGCATCTCGCTGTTCATCGTGCCCAAGGTGCTGGTCGGGCCGGACGGCTCGCTCGGCGATCGCAACGACGTGGTGCTGGTCGGACTCAACCACAAGATGGGCTTCCGGGGCACCACCAACACCCTGCTCAGCTTCGGCGACGGCGGGCACACCCCCGCCGGTCGCTCCGGCGCCGTCGGTCACCTGGTGGGCCCGCCGCACCAGGGGCTGGCCCAGATGTTCCACATGATGAACGAGGCCCGGATCGGGGTGGGCGCCGGCGCCACCGCGCTCGGCTACACCGGCTACCTCAAGAGCCTGGCGTACGCCCGCGAGCGGCCGCAGGGCCGGCCGGTCGACGCCAAGGACCCGGGCACGCCGCAGGTGCCGATCATCGACCACCCCGACGTACGACGGATGCTGCTGGCGCAGAAGAGCTACGTGGAGGGGGCGCTGGCCCTGGTGCTCTACTGCGCGCGGCTGCTCGACGAGGAGAAGACCGCCCCGGCCGAGGCCGACCGCGAGCGGGCGCACCTGCTGCTGGATGTGCTCACCCCGATCACCAAGAGTTGGCCGTCACAGTGGTGCCTGACTGCCAACGACCTGGCGATCCAGGTGCTCGGAGGGGCCGGGTACACCCGCGACCACGATGTGGAGCAGCACTACCGGGACAACCGGCTCAACCCGATCCACGAGGGCACCCACGGCGTCCAGGCGCTGGACCTGCTGGGGCGCAAGATGACGATGCACAACGGCGTCGGCCTGACCCTGCTGACGTCGACGATCCGCGAGACCGTCGCACGGGCGGGGCAGGCCGGGGGAGAGGCCGCCGGGCTGGCCGACCGGCTGGCCGGCGCGGTGGAGCGGGTCGTCGCGGTCACCCGCCGGCTCTGGGCCGACGGCGATCCGGTGCTCGCGCTGGCCAACGCGAGCGTCTACCTGGAGGCGGTCGGGCACGTCGTGATCGCGTGGATGTGGCTGGAGCAGGTGCTGGCCCTGCCGCCGGAGGGGTCCGGCGACGCGTTCCACGCCGGCAAGCGGCAGGCCGCGCGTTACTTCTTCAGGGTCGAGCTGCCCCGCACCGGTCCGCAGTTCGACCTGCTGGACAGCCGGGACCGGACCACGCTGGACATGCGCGCGGACTGGTTCTGA
- a CDS encoding MGH1-like glycoside hydrolase domain-containing protein — protein MTAGAPARTGGPADLAGLRRLAVATLDANWEHDHTVPSRTLYPHQWSWDSAFIAIGLAQVRPERAWRELASLFRAQWADGRVPHIVFNPALRVGAYFPGPELWRSATAEGAPAVDTSGLVQPPVHALAAWLAYRRAPYPAGLAALRRLYPALVAQQRYLAARRDLTGYGLACIVHPWESGLDNSPAWDEPMAAVPAEATVMRAYRRHDTAHADAAHRPTDLDYARYLAIVAAYRDNGYSDRGLANGHPFLVECPLFNAAVGAAEHALAEIAALVGADPGPHRARATRITEALVRRLFDPATGTFAPRDLRTERLVPARTVLGLAPLILPDLPTRQADALVVEARSARFGVARRMDRPLPSYDRTAPDFEPLRYWRGPSWLNVGWLVRRGLLAHGHPELAAGLRRSMIGLVAGAGCHEYFHPDSGAGLGSPAFSWTAALLLDLLAEDAGTAPG, from the coding sequence ATGACCGCCGGCGCCCCGGCCCGCACCGGCGGGCCGGCAGACCTCGCCGGGCTGCGCCGGCTCGCGGTAGCCACCCTCGACGCCAACTGGGAGCACGACCACACCGTGCCCTCACGCACGCTCTACCCGCACCAGTGGAGCTGGGACTCCGCGTTCATCGCCATCGGGCTGGCCCAGGTCCGTCCCGAGCGGGCCTGGCGGGAGCTGGCGAGCCTGTTCCGGGCGCAGTGGGCCGACGGGCGGGTGCCGCACATCGTGTTCAACCCGGCGCTCCGGGTCGGCGCGTACTTTCCGGGGCCGGAGCTGTGGCGCTCGGCGACCGCCGAGGGGGCGCCGGCCGTCGACACCTCCGGCCTGGTCCAGCCGCCGGTGCACGCGCTCGCCGCGTGGCTCGCGTACCGGCGGGCGCCCTACCCGGCCGGCCTGGCCGCGCTGCGCCGGCTCTATCCCGCGCTGGTGGCCCAGCAGCGCTACCTGGCCGCGCGGCGGGACCTGACCGGCTACGGGTTGGCCTGCATCGTGCACCCGTGGGAGTCCGGCCTGGACAACAGCCCGGCCTGGGACGAGCCGATGGCCGCGGTGCCGGCCGAGGCGACGGTGATGCGCGCGTACCGCCGGCACGACACCGCCCACGCGGACGCCGCGCACCGCCCCACAGACCTGGACTACGCGCGCTACCTGGCGATCGTCGCCGCCTACCGGGACAACGGCTACTCCGACCGGGGCCTGGCCAACGGTCACCCGTTCCTGGTGGAGTGCCCGCTGTTCAACGCGGCGGTCGGCGCGGCCGAACACGCGCTGGCCGAGATCGCCGCGCTGGTCGGCGCCGACCCGGGGCCGCACCGGGCCCGCGCGACCCGGATCACCGAGGCCCTGGTGCGCCGGCTGTTCGACCCGGCCACCGGCACGTTCGCTCCCCGCGACCTGCGCACCGAACGGCTGGTCCCGGCGCGCACGGTGCTCGGGCTGGCGCCGCTGATCCTGCCCGACCTGCCGACCCGACAGGCCGACGCGCTGGTCGTCGAGGCCCGGTCGGCGCGCTTCGGTGTGGCCCGGCGGATGGACCGGCCGCTGCCCAGCTACGACCGGACCGCTCCGGACTTCGAACCGTTGCGCTACTGGCGCGGGCCGAGCTGGCTGAACGTCGGCTGGCTGGTGCGGCGCGGGCTGCTCGCGCACGGGCACCCGGAGCTGGCGGCCGGGCTGCGCCGGTCCATGATCGGGCTGGTCGCCGGGGCCGGATGCCACGAGTACTTCCATCCGGACAGCGGCGCCGGGCTGGGCTCGCCGGCGTTCAGTTGGACCGCCGCGCTGCTGCTCGACCTGTTGGCCGAGGACGCCGGGACCGCGCCGGGCTGA
- a CDS encoding carbohydrate ABC transporter permease — translation MDRDAVETVSLRWLRRLVIAAFLVVTVFPFYYMLMLSVRPIERLLLDPGSLVVGFGELTVATYAEVLKAADDGGQGFLTFIRNSGLVAVAATLLTLVVAIPGAYAVARLRFFGRRQVDFLFLAVYLFPSIVIAIPLFVVFTRAGLRGSLFGLVLVYISQTLPVSVYMLKNYFETIPVSLEESAAIDGAGRLGIIRRVSLPLAMPSIMAVALYDFMIAWNEFLFALLFLVDKPDRWTVSLGLSLLADGVEVPKTVLMAGSVVLTLPIVILFFASERLLTEGLTSGAEKG, via the coding sequence ATGGACCGGGACGCCGTCGAGACGGTGAGCCTGCGCTGGCTGCGCCGCCTGGTGATCGCCGCGTTCCTGGTGGTCACCGTCTTTCCCTTCTACTACATGCTGATGCTGTCGGTGCGCCCCATCGAGCGGCTGCTGCTCGACCCCGGCTCACTGGTGGTCGGCTTCGGCGAGCTGACCGTCGCCACGTACGCCGAGGTGCTCAAGGCCGCCGACGACGGCGGCCAGGGGTTCCTCACGTTCATCCGCAACAGCGGCCTGGTCGCGGTCGCGGCGACCCTGCTCACCCTGGTGGTGGCGATCCCCGGGGCGTACGCGGTCGCCCGGCTGCGGTTCTTCGGCCGGCGGCAGGTCGACTTCCTGTTCCTGGCGGTCTACCTGTTCCCGTCGATCGTCATCGCGATCCCACTGTTCGTGGTCTTCACCCGGGCCGGGCTGCGCGGCTCACTGTTCGGCCTGGTCCTCGTCTACATCTCGCAGACGCTGCCGGTCTCGGTCTACATGCTGAAGAACTACTTCGAGACCATCCCCGTCAGTCTGGAGGAGTCCGCCGCGATCGACGGTGCCGGTCGGCTCGGGATCATCCGCCGGGTCAGCCTGCCCCTGGCCATGCCGTCGATCATGGCGGTCGCGCTCTACGACTTCATGATCGCCTGGAACGAGTTCCTCTTTGCGCTGCTGTTCCTGGTCGACAAGCCCGACCGGTGGACGGTGTCGCTCGGCCTGTCCCTGCTCGCCGACGGGGTCGAGGTACCCAAGACGGTGCTGATGGCCGGGTCGGTCGTCCTCACCCTGCCCATCGTGATCCTCTTCTTCGCCAGCGAGCGCCTACTCACCGAGGGCCTGACCAGCGGCGCCGAAAAGGGCTGA
- a CDS encoding NUDIX hydrolase: protein MPEIDKVAWILIEDGRVLSTRSRGKDVWYLPGGKREPGETDLDTLRREVAEELSVAVDVAGAVHVGTFTAQAHGHAAGTTVRMTCYRAEHDGELRPANEIAEVAWLGYADRHRTSPVDQVIFDHLLAADLLR, encoded by the coding sequence GTGCCTGAGATCGACAAGGTGGCCTGGATCCTCATCGAGGACGGGCGGGTGCTGAGCACCCGCTCCCGGGGCAAGGACGTCTGGTACCTGCCGGGCGGCAAGCGCGAGCCGGGGGAGACCGACCTGGACACGCTGCGCCGGGAGGTCGCCGAGGAGTTGAGCGTCGCGGTGGACGTCGCCGGCGCCGTGCACGTGGGCACGTTCACCGCCCAGGCGCACGGCCACGCCGCCGGCACGACGGTACGCATGACCTGCTACCGGGCCGAGCACGACGGCGAGCTGAGGCCGGCCAACGAGATCGCCGAGGTGGCCTGGCTGGGGTACGCCGACCGGCACCGCACCTCCCCGGTCGACCAGGTCATCTTCGACCATCTGCTGGCGGCCGACCTGCTGCGCTGA
- a CDS encoding zinc-dependent alcohol dehydrogenase → MVNWVVSLAGPRRISLEPCSPDPLGPGQVRVRTCYSGISAGTELTLYRGSNPRLSKDWDDAARMFVPRQTPVPYPLIGFGYEEVGEVVEVAPEVAHRHPGQMVWGIWGHRAEAVLAAGAVRPLPAGLDPLAAVFARPGAIALTAVLAGDLHLGDWVGVFGQGVIGLLATRLAVLSGARVVAVDRVPGRLEHAARYGARSTVDAGAESAAAVLRRATAGRGADVCLELSGAYPALHEAIRSTAHAGRVVAAGFYQGQADGLGLGEEFHHNRIQLVAAQVSGPTPAPSMAGRWTGDRVTQTFMELVAEHSVDPLPLVSHIVDASAVADALALLDRGAGDVLQVVLRF, encoded by the coding sequence ATGGTCAACTGGGTTGTCTCACTTGCCGGGCCCCGACGGATCAGCCTCGAGCCCTGCTCGCCGGATCCGCTCGGTCCCGGCCAAGTCCGGGTCCGCACCTGCTACTCCGGCATCTCGGCCGGCACCGAGCTCACTCTCTACCGGGGCAGCAATCCACGACTCAGCAAGGACTGGGACGACGCCGCGCGGATGTTCGTGCCCCGGCAGACGCCGGTGCCCTACCCGCTGATCGGCTTCGGGTACGAGGAGGTCGGCGAGGTCGTCGAGGTCGCCCCGGAGGTCGCCCACCGGCACCCCGGGCAGATGGTCTGGGGCATCTGGGGACACCGCGCCGAGGCCGTGCTGGCCGCCGGGGCGGTCCGCCCGCTGCCCGCCGGCCTCGACCCGCTCGCCGCGGTCTTCGCCCGGCCGGGCGCCATCGCGCTGACCGCCGTGCTCGCCGGCGACCTGCACCTCGGCGACTGGGTCGGTGTCTTCGGGCAGGGCGTCATCGGGCTGCTCGCCACCCGACTCGCGGTGCTCTCCGGCGCCCGGGTGGTGGCGGTCGACCGCGTGCCCGGCCGGCTGGAGCACGCCGCCCGCTACGGTGCCCGGTCGACAGTGGACGCCGGCGCCGAGTCCGCCGCCGCCGTGCTGCGGCGGGCCACCGCCGGCCGGGGCGCGGACGTCTGCCTGGAGCTGTCCGGGGCGTACCCGGCGCTGCACGAGGCGATCCGGTCCACCGCACACGCCGGCCGGGTCGTGGCCGCCGGCTTCTACCAGGGCCAGGCCGACGGGCTCGGCCTCGGCGAGGAGTTCCATCACAACCGCATCCAGTTGGTGGCCGCCCAGGTCTCCGGCCCCACCCCCGCGCCGAGCATGGCCGGCCGGTGGACCGGCGACCGGGTGACGCAGACCTTCATGGAGCTGGTGGCTGAGCACAGCGTCGACCCGTTGCCGCTGGTCAGCCACATCGTCGACGCCAGCGCCGTCGCCGACGCCCTCGCGCTGCTCGACCGCGGCGCCGGTGACGTCCTCCAAGTGGTGTTGAGGTTCTGA
- a CDS encoding carbohydrate ABC transporter permease, translating into MTTTAPGPGRSPTRERPAPARRRPLTLRRRESRAGLALVAPTLLVTIAVIGIPIIWTVVLAFQRVRLATLRRTGLFGEFTMDNIDRVLHTPGFASTLWTTLVYSLGGTVGSILLGLVAALVVRRPFRGRTLVRASMLLPYVAPVVAVTFVWQVMLDPQLGIVNDWGRRLLGWDAPVPFLSQESTALATVIVFEAWRYFPFAFLFLLARLQAVPGELEEAARVDGATPTQRFRHILLPQLLPVIALLGVLRFIMTFNKFDDVYLLTGGAAGTEVVSVRVYEFLTARTDIGAAAAQAVVLAVVLIVFVLIYLRFFGRRVG; encoded by the coding sequence TTGACCACCACCGCGCCCGGACCGGGCCGCTCCCCCACCCGGGAACGGCCGGCGCCGGCGCGCCGCCGGCCCCTGACCCTGCGCCGCCGCGAGTCCCGAGCCGGCCTCGCGCTGGTCGCACCCACCCTGCTCGTCACCATCGCGGTCATCGGCATCCCGATCATCTGGACCGTGGTGCTCGCCTTCCAGCGGGTCCGGCTCGCCACGCTGCGCAGGACCGGGCTGTTCGGCGAGTTCACCATGGACAACATCGACCGGGTCCTGCACACCCCCGGCTTCGCCAGCACCCTGTGGACCACGCTGGTCTACAGCCTCGGCGGCACCGTCGGGTCGATCCTGCTGGGCCTGGTCGCCGCCCTGGTGGTCCGCCGGCCCTTCCGCGGTCGCACCCTGGTCCGGGCGTCCATGCTGCTGCCGTACGTGGCGCCGGTGGTCGCGGTGACCTTCGTCTGGCAGGTGATGCTCGACCCGCAGCTCGGCATCGTCAACGACTGGGGCCGGCGGCTGCTCGGCTGGGACGCCCCGGTGCCGTTCCTGTCCCAGGAGTCGACCGCGCTGGCCACGGTGATCGTGTTCGAGGCGTGGCGGTACTTCCCGTTCGCGTTCCTGTTCCTGCTGGCCCGGCTCCAAGCGGTACCCGGCGAGCTGGAGGAGGCCGCCCGGGTCGACGGCGCCACCCCCACCCAACGGTTCCGGCACATCCTGCTGCCGCAGCTGCTGCCGGTGATCGCGCTGCTGGGCGTGCTGCGGTTCATCATGACGTTCAACAAGTTCGACGACGTCTACCTGCTCACCGGCGGGGCGGCCGGCACCGAGGTGGTCAGCGTGCGGGTGTACGAGTTCCTCACCGCGCGGACCGACATCGGCGCCGCCGCCGCGCAGGCGGTCGTGCTGGCCGTGGTGCTGATCGTGTTCGTGCTGATCTACCTGCGCTTCTTCGGACGGAGGGTCGGCTGA
- a CDS encoding ABC transporter substrate-binding protein — protein sequence MSAPPMRILATTLIMALAGSTLLACGDDKPESDSKKITVWSLEDVADRVTATKAIIADFTAKSGIQVELVTVNEDQFPSLIAANAAAGDLPDVVGSVSLAGIRTLAGNELLHASANTEIVDTLGKQTFSPRALELTSDDGKQLSVPSDGWGQLLVYRKDLFDAAGLPAPDTYERITAAATRLNTGGVAGITAATSPSDVFTQQTFEHLALANGCQLTDDAGKVTLDSPQCVEAFRFYGDLIRNSSVKGAQDVDTTRATYFAGKAAMVVWSPFILDELAGLRNDAKPTCPQCQADPTFLAKNSGFVTAIKGPNGAEPAQYGEISSWAVLDGAATSSAKSFVEYMLGDGYPRWFGMSPEGRFPVRKGTPAEPEAYLTAWNTSQAGVDAKKPLADVYGDEVLATLRRSPDTFQRWGLSQGQGKLVGAMLGELPVPKAMSDLIAGKSDAAATAARAKKDVEAIKAGVN from the coding sequence ATGTCAGCACCTCCGATGCGGATCCTCGCGACCACCCTGATCATGGCACTGGCCGGGTCCACCCTGCTGGCCTGCGGGGACGATAAGCCAGAAAGCGACAGCAAGAAGATAACCGTGTGGAGCCTGGAGGACGTGGCCGATCGGGTCACCGCCACCAAGGCGATCATCGCCGACTTCACCGCGAAGAGCGGGATCCAGGTCGAGCTGGTCACCGTCAACGAGGACCAGTTCCCGTCCCTGATCGCCGCCAACGCCGCCGCCGGCGACCTGCCCGACGTGGTCGGCTCGGTCTCCCTGGCCGGCATCCGCACCCTCGCCGGCAACGAGCTGCTGCACGCCTCGGCCAACACCGAGATCGTCGACACGCTCGGCAAGCAGACCTTCTCCCCCCGCGCGCTGGAACTCACCTCCGACGACGGCAAGCAGCTCTCCGTGCCCAGCGACGGCTGGGGGCAGCTGCTCGTCTACCGAAAGGACCTCTTCGACGCCGCCGGCCTGCCCGCCCCCGACACGTACGAGCGGATCACCGCGGCCGCGACGAGGCTGAACACCGGCGGCGTCGCCGGGATCACCGCGGCGACGTCCCCCAGCGACGTGTTCACCCAGCAGACCTTCGAGCACCTGGCGCTGGCCAACGGCTGCCAGCTCACCGACGACGCCGGCAAGGTCACCCTGGACTCGCCGCAGTGCGTCGAGGCCTTCCGCTTCTACGGCGACCTGATCCGGAACAGCTCCGTCAAGGGCGCGCAGGACGTCGACACCACCCGGGCCACCTACTTCGCCGGGAAGGCGGCCATGGTGGTCTGGTCGCCGTTCATCCTCGACGAGCTGGCCGGGCTGCGCAACGACGCCAAGCCGACCTGCCCGCAGTGCCAGGCCGACCCGACGTTCCTGGCGAAGAACAGCGGGTTCGTCACCGCGATCAAGGGCCCGAACGGCGCCGAACCGGCCCAGTACGGCGAGATCAGCTCGTGGGCGGTGCTCGACGGCGCCGCGACCAGCTCGGCGAAGTCCTTCGTGGAGTACATGCTCGGCGACGGCTACCCGCGCTGGTTCGGCATGTCGCCCGAGGGCCGCTTCCCGGTGCGCAAGGGCACCCCGGCCGAGCCCGAGGCGTACCTCACCGCCTGGAACACCAGCCAGGCCGGCGTCGACGCCAAGAAGCCCCTCGCAGACGTGTACGGCGACGAGGTGCTGGCCACGCTGCGCCGCAGCCCGGACACCTTCCAACGCTGGGGGCTCAGCCAGGGGCAGGGCAAGCTGGTCGGCGCGATGCTCGGCGAGCTGCCGGTGCCCAAGGCGATGAGCGACCTCATCGCCGGCAAGTCCGACGCCGCGGCCACCGCCGCGCGAGCCAAGAAGGACGTCGAGGCCATCAAGGCGGGCGTCAATTGA
- a CDS encoding spermidine synthase, with protein MGTRFEELAWRETPIGAISLRRRRDPALQVEVYEVKLDDEFLMSSLFPVAEIELARLGLAELAGDTLDVVVGGLGLGYTACAALDDPRVRSLLVVEAIEDVIDWHRQGLLPFAAGLAEDPRTRFVQADFFAAVAGDTGFDAEAPGRRFDAVLLDVDHSPRNVLHPSHAAFYAPAGLRRLAALLRPEGIFALWSDDPPDAEFTAALSEVFATARAHVVPFANPLTGGQSANTVYVARTAG; from the coding sequence GTGGGCACGCGTTTCGAGGAGCTGGCCTGGCGGGAAACCCCGATCGGCGCGATCAGCCTGCGCCGGCGTCGCGACCCGGCGCTCCAGGTCGAGGTGTACGAGGTCAAGCTCGACGACGAGTTCCTGATGTCCAGCCTCTTCCCGGTCGCGGAGATCGAGCTGGCCCGGCTGGGCCTGGCCGAGCTGGCCGGTGACACGCTCGACGTGGTGGTTGGCGGCCTCGGGCTGGGCTACACAGCCTGCGCCGCGCTGGACGACCCGCGGGTGCGGTCGCTGCTGGTGGTGGAGGCGATCGAGGACGTGATCGACTGGCACCGGCAGGGGCTGCTGCCGTTCGCGGCGGGGCTCGCCGAGGATCCGCGGACCCGGTTCGTGCAGGCCGACTTCTTCGCCGCGGTGGCCGGCGACACCGGGTTCGACGCCGAGGCGCCGGGGCGACGGTTCGACGCCGTGCTGCTCGACGTCGACCATTCTCCGCGCAACGTCCTGCATCCCAGCCACGCCGCCTTCTACGCACCGGCCGGGCTGAGGCGTCTGGCCGCCCTGCTGCGTCCGGAGGGAATCTTCGCGCTCTGGTCGGACGACCCGCCGGACGCCGAGTTCACGGCCGCGCTCAGCGAGGTGTTCGCGACCGCGCGGGCGCACGTCGTGCCGTTCGCCAACCCGCTGACCGGCGGCCAGTCCGCGAACACCGTCTACGTTGCCCGCACTGCGGGCTGA
- a CDS encoding DUF2267 domain-containing protein yields the protein MTDRAGGGQFPHFIDAVSRRSGLPTEQAAAVARAVLQTMAERVTGGPPDPLAGHLPDDLDGYLADPAPPAVTAGPDGGVAGPDTGVAGLDGGVAGPDSGVGLDVGGTAAAPPAPDAGPVEFLRRVGQRAGVDPTTARTGTGAVFATLREAVTVQEFREMVARLPRDSDGAVAPAPSDPYGH from the coding sequence GTGACCGACAGGGCGGGCGGCGGGCAGTTCCCACACTTCATCGACGCGGTGTCCCGGCGGTCCGGTCTGCCGACCGAGCAGGCCGCCGCCGTCGCCCGCGCGGTGCTCCAGACGATGGCCGAGCGGGTGACCGGTGGCCCGCCCGACCCCCTCGCCGGGCACCTCCCGGACGACCTCGACGGCTACCTGGCCGACCCGGCCCCGCCCGCCGTGACCGCCGGCCCGGACGGCGGCGTGGCCGGCCCGGATACCGGCGTGGCCGGGCTGGACGGCGGCGTGGCCGGCCCGGACAGCGGCGTGGGCCTGGACGTTGGCGGCACGGCTGCGGCCCCGCCGGCGCCGGACGCCGGGCCGGTGGAGTTTCTTCGCCGGGTGGGTCAGCGCGCCGGGGTGGACCCGACCACCGCCCGGACCGGCACCGGCGCGGTCTTCGCGACCCTGCGGGAGGCGGTGACCGTGCAGGAGTTCCGGGAGATGGTGGCGCGCTTGCCGCGCGACAGCGATGGCGCGGTCGCGCCGGCGCCGTCCGATCCGTACGGACACTGA